A stretch of DNA from Scatophagus argus isolate fScaArg1 chromosome 23, fScaArg1.pri, whole genome shotgun sequence:
ttaaatgaaatccTGTTAGAAGCAGGATGTGGTTCATTAGGTCAgtaaaaaagcagtttttgtcACTGAGCTTTTTAGCTCGTGAGCGTGAGATTCCAAGGTGAGCGAGTAACAAGCTTTGCAGTAGATATGAGTTGAAAGCTAAGATCCAAATAAATCCAGTAGTCTGTAACAACATAAACACTTTCTTCCTCAGCAAAATTCCTAAAGCATGACTGCATTTCCCTCTAAAGCTTGCAGCCAAGTCATCCAAGCCTGATTGTATTAGGGAAGGAAAGCAAGACATGTAGTGCCCAGAAGTGGGTGTTTTTTATGGTTAGGTACCACGTACAAACCACATATGACACATGTGTGCCGGTGGATGTGCTCATGTATTCACCCCACCAACAAACACGTACATGCCTGCAGCGTCTGGGCCACACTGACATTTACTGGCCGCACAATAGCTCCTGTCCAAAATAATCTGTGTTTATGTTAGGAAGTCCCTATCTTTCAAGCCCTGCTGCTTGTTCGAGGGCGGGGGCACGAAATCACAGGAAACACCTTCTGTTGCCCAGCAAAGCCCCAAAAGCCAATACAGTACAATGAGATATTAAAAGCCTGCAACTTCCCTGGGataattgtgtgtctgtgtctggaGAAACAGTTTCACCAAGTGATGCAAGTATAGGCAAACAGAAGTAGAGTGGAAGGAAATAAAATGGAAGGGAGTTCACCATTTTCTTCGTCGCCTGATGACTTCATTCCGAGGAGCATGACACCATCTTTGGTGCTTTCGGGCCTGCTCTGGAAGGATGCGCTGCGAGAGGGGAAGAAGGATGAATGCTTCAGTTGTTCACGCACTGTTCAAATACAGTGCAAATGCAAAGCTCAGACTTACTTCTCGGTTCCAATATCGATGGTTTCTGTTGAACAGCAGACCAGAGAAGGTATGAGCAAACACAAATGATTGCCCATCTTAGTCAATATCCATCAATATATAATTTATCCTTCAAAAGATACATGGATTACACTACATGATATATATTAGCACATGGTGCAAACCACTTGTATATGTACCTGTGTGATCGTGGATCTTCTTGCCTTTGAATTTGAGGACAATGGCAGCAGCACCTCCAACCAATAGGACGGGCAACAGAATCCACCAGAGCTTTTTGTCTGATGGCAGAAGTGCAGGAAACAGTCATCTCTGTCAATCTAGTCCGACTTGTGTCTCACAGGTTATGTCGACCAAATGGCAGATCAGTGAGGCAGCATTTGCAGCACCTCAAAGTTAACCTCCAGACAGGAGCAAAGTTGGAGACTGATAGCATTATATATTGTTCAGTTACTTGTCACGAAAACTGTATTATTTGATCGCCTAGGAGCACCTAAATCCTCAGGTCACCactataaataataataataataaaccacCATTTTTTACTTACTCTAAACATGTGCAATACCTCAGTTGTACAAATCCTTCACACAGCTGTGTATTTGTTGTACTGCAAATATAATTTtgcacatatgtatatatatgtttagttttatttattttttataatcttttatatcttttttataCCTTTTGTGTACGTTTTGCGCTGTCTAGTCCCGCTGGCTGCTGTAAAGACCAAATTCcccctcagggatcaataaagtctcatcttatcttatcttatcttatcttatcttatctcttatctgGGTGTACCTCCTTCTGCTCAGTTCCACCCTGCAGATCAAACTGCTACATCACTGGTCTCATTTTGGTGAATTCACCCATTGCATTTCTGGTTTGTGGTTGCAGAGTAGCCCACACTTTGGTTGAGTTCAGTACATTACCTGATTTGGGTACTTTCTTGTCAGTGTCAGTATGGGAACCTTTCAAAACAACACTTAGGGTTAAAACGATTGATGAATTGACATGATTTGACATCATTTTACTGATTCTTCATTTCTGGGTGACCATACAGCATACATGTACAATATAACTTACCAGCACCATTTTTAGGATCTTCTGGTGTCCCCGAAGGTACTGCtaataatgaaatgaatcaATTATTCAAATAAAGCCATGCAAGTCAGGTAACATTTAAACAGCTGCAGAATTGCGAATGAGTCTACAAAGAATTTAATCTTGTGTTACACTATCCAAACAGACATACAATGTGTCTGACAGATGTACTATTCACAAGGAGATTAAGGATTCCAGTTTTAAGTTCTAATGAAAATATACATGTCCAAATGCAGTGTGTGGGGCAGGATTGTGTGCACCTGTTGAAAATAAAGATCAGACTTGGAATTCAGTGTTTTACATTTAGGTTCTTTGAAACTTCTTTTTTATTCACCTGGCTTGTGATGAGACAATCGTGGAAACAAGAAGGAACATTATTTCATGTGGTACATACCTTTGTCTGTCCTTGCTTTTTCAGTGTCATGTTGCCCTAGCAAAATTCAAAAGATTTTAAATtcctttgttttaaaaaaaaaaaaaaaaaaagaaaaaagattacATCCAGCATGGTCACATCCTGCTCTCGTGCCAGTAAATCCACATACCTTTGTCTGTCGTTGCTTTTTCAGTGACATGTTGACCTAGCAAAATTCAAAagattttaaatgacatttttcttaaaaaaaaaaaaagaaagaaagattacATCCAGCATGGTCACATCCTGCTCTCGTGCCAGTAAATCCACATACCTTTGTCTGTTCTTGCTTTTTCAGTGACATGTTGACCTAGCAAAATTCAAAagattttaaatgacatttttcttaaaaaaaaaaaaaaaaagaaagattacaGCCAGCATGGTCACATCCTGCTTTCATGTCATTAAGTCTCATAACTCATTGAATGTAAGCTGTAATAATGTGTCTGAAGTAGCCTTCTCAcctgtctccatctctgtcgTGTTCTGAGAGTGGTTTCCTGAGTTACTGGAGTgagttgattcattttcatttttcaaagctaacaggcaaaaagaaaagaagggttttttttttgcatgggTCTACAAACCAAAccattttttattcaaaaaaagaaagaaaaaaaaaaaagaaaaaaatgtcaaaaaaagtcTAACTTTCATTGTGTGTCAGGACAATAGCTGAAGATGTCATCGCACTGTgctctgttgtctttgctgAAAGGGTTGAAGCCTCAGTTTTTCctaggaaaagaaaaaatgtactCAGATATCTCCTTTTCAGGACCAAGGAGCAATAGATTCGTTCTCATACTAACCGTCCTCAGGAGGTTGACTGGTGGTCTTGGGGGGAGTGGAAGCTACAGTGAcgtttgtttgtgctgctgttggtgttgtCGTCGTTGTCTCTATTTGTGTCGAACTTGCAGTTGATTCTGTGGTGCCTGCTTGTGTTGTAGTTTGGTTTGCTGttgaggtttttgttgttgttgtttctgctccaGAGAAGGAAACCCAGAATTTAACGCTATTTCTACAGAATCAAAACTATCACTGTAAGAGTATCAGTCTGGGGTCAACAAcgtaagaaaataaaagtttacGCTTTTGAGCTATCAGCGTTTTCACAGAAGTTTTTGTTGACTGTGTTGACTTTGATACAGATTTGCGTGTTTAAtttaaaggattttttaaagtttcaacATCATAACAAATCTTGGGTAAATGTATATTTCTACACATATCTTAGTATTATATCTCACttcatgtgcatttttgtgtgaaattcatAACATAAATTACATACCATATAACTCATTTCCATAGTTTATACATAATTGCATATTTGGTAAGAAAATTTGGTAGCTGATTCTTAGCGATcgttgaaaaagaaaaaagattacGTCCAGCATGGTCACATCCTGCTCTCGTGCCAGTAAATCCACATACCTTTGTCTGTGCTTGGTTCTTCAGTGTCATGTTCACCTAGCAAAATTCAAAAGATGACAACAGACATATTAACTGTTTAGCTATAGAGATGCTAAGTGGATTTTGTGAGCTGTTTTCAGTCTCagtgctaagctatgctaagctaactggtgACTGACTGTAGCCTTCCACTGTGCTGTGGTGTTATTGATCTTGTAATACTACTGTCCACCAGAAAGCATTTAAATGTAATGTCCCCCAAAGGTCGACACGTCCCCTTAATACATAGatacatatatacatgcatgtatatttttgtttcagtgggTGATGTTACTGGCGGTCATGCTTTGTTACCTTTCTCAACTGATTCATGTGAGTCATCTGATGAAACTGTAAAGGAGCAACACAACAGTGTGAGTACTGTTATTTGTGACAGGTAAAATCAGTAAAATCAATCCCAAGAGTAAAATCAAGAGTAAATTTGTTGCTATAGACTCATTTTAAGTCACATTTAAGCCGCTGCATTCACACTACCTGGGTCTCTTACTGTGATCACTAATCCACCTTGCTGGCTCTTACCCTTTAAATCCTCACTGTCTGAGGTCAGTGAGAAATAACTTTACAAATGTGTTATCTCGGAATCCAGAATGCTTCCGTCATGGAAAAACCAGAATAAGTTAGTGTATGTAAAACATTTCCTCAGACAGACTCTCTATTTTAGGTTCACAGTTGCATATTTGCATTGTTCCTGTCTGGCATGGCTTTAAAGCCCAGGGTCTGAGAAACACCTCAAGTGTCAGACTGGGCATGAGAAGTCAAGACTGTGTTGGAGGTTGTGACGGGTTGAAGTGGATATCCTCTGCATGAAGCTCTGCAGCAGTGTGTAGCTGCATCCTGTCCCAGACGCGTTATTGTTGTCCCCTGACCTGTGCGGCCAAGCTTCCTGTCTTCATTGCTTTCAGGATGCCATTCAACATATTTCACACCACTTCTCTGGAGAGCTAAACTGCACGTTACAGCAAAGACCACATGCTGCTCTGTCTAGCTCATCATGTCTCATCAGGAAGAAAAGGCTGTTTTAAAGGCTTTTGGGGCAAGTCCAAGTCCCAAGTCTTTTAAATCATTCAAAAGAAGACTACTAAACTCTCAAGTCTCTCAGGTAACTTCTGTCAAGTCAGGTCTCTTATGTACTTCAATTGTTAGAGGCAAACCCAAGTCAAGCTTTAAGGATTTTGAATCACCTGGCAAGTCGAGTGTCAAGTCCATTATGTAATTTAAGTTCCAGTAAGtcttaaatatttcaaagcaAGACTTGAGTTCTTTAAGTCATTCCAGACAAGTCATTTCAAGTCTAAAGTGTTTCAGAGCAAATGTAAAAAGTATTTTGGGGTCCCAAACTTTATTTGAGAAAAAGCCTTTAAGCCAAGTCTTAAGTGTTTCAGAGAAAATCACAGTCTCAAGTCCTTAAAAAGCCATCTGATACAAGTCCAAACAAGTCAGATTCTCAAGTCATTGTTAGGACTAGAGATTGACCAAGTCTCAAGAGAAATCttctgctgattttcttttcattgctttCCTTGCTGTGGAAAAGAAACTCATTAAGTCTCGTAAAAATCCCTCCGGCTGTAGCCTGGGCGAGGGTGTTTCCTCCAGATGTTTACTGCTAAACGCTGGAAGTAAATTTGGTGCCAGTTGGGACgttctgctctctgttttctctgtgagagagggagcagtGTGGTTCCCACTGGATATCTGCTGTTAGATCACCTATCTGCCCAGTGCAGAACGGTTAAAAGTTCTTTTGGCTctgtgcaaagaaaacaaacaaatcaagagccaccctctttttcctttccttcgACCAAGAGGCACTCATTTGTCACTTAAGCACTTGCAGTTTTTCAGCCTTGAGGTTTTGATTTGTGCTTTtattcacaataaaaaataaattctaccATCACTTTCACTAAACATGGcaaaatgttaaactgcttGCAATCCGTTTTTCTTACTAACtacaaaatgcaataaaagtGGAGAACATCTGAaggcatacacacatacacacggaGCTTATCTCAGCCTGAATTAACGGAAATACACTCTTTGAATGGATGTCTCTGAGGTAACGTTCAAAGTGATCTGTGATCTGTATCTGTGCACATACCataccaaaacaaaataacaaaaaaaaaaaaaaaaatcaaagtggtTGATCAATCAGAACAACTACTGctgcacaacacaaagacatttattttctaacagcaataaattcattttttgtcCTATGAATGGGATCAGAAACCCTTAGTTatggaaatatttttcactATAACATGTCAGGGTTGTTTCATACATAGTAAATAAGATCATTTTTCAATTCTCCTGTGTTGTGATGAGGCATAGACACACAGCTGGAACTAACCCTCAGCCCTGATATCTAACAGCACGTAGTCCAACAAAAAGCAGTCTGAATGGCTTCACCCACCTGGCGTAAAGTCATGAACAGATGCAAGTAGAAGGAGGACAAGAACTTTGATAAACTTCATGGTGATTCTGCGGCTGTGGGCTCCTCTGACTTCTTCCTCAGACTCCAACCGAGTGGCCAGTGGAAAAAGGTGTCCGAGCTTGGGCGCTCCGCTGCTGATGCTTATTTTGGCACTTCCTTCAGATAAAGAAGGGGAGGAAATGCTCTGGCTTCCCTTCCTGATGTAAAGTGGGTGGCTGTGGAGAAGGCAGCCAGCGAGGGTAAAACTTATGTCCATTTAACGGAAATCTCAATTTTGTGTATGAACACCCTGACAGCTCCCATTACttattttttcctgctttgacaACACTTTATCCATTGGAAGTAGACCTAGAGggtgcaaaaaacattttttttaatttgtgatcACTTGAATAAAGGATGCCAaccaatctttttttttttttttttttttaagcacaaTGTCCAAGAACTGTATGGAGGTGATAAGATAAGTACTTAGGAATAATTGACAGTGGAGATTTAGAAGCCTCGcccacagaaaaacaggaacCTCTTGCATCACACTCATGGATGCTGTGACTTGTTCCATGCCAACTGTAAGATGCATatcaacaaaacaactgaaaaaaaaaaaggtcacaaaattgaagtttgttttgttcaataATGACtggaaaagatgacaaagagCCAAGTGTTGACAACCCAGAGGGAGCAGCTCAAATACCAGCTGTGACGTTTCACTATTCTTCATTGTTTATGTAACAGCGCCTGCAGAAAACATGGAAGTGACCTGAGATGGGTCACCATGCACACTGTGAAGGCTAGTTACCATGGACTAAATCTAGTTTCTAATTAGGAGTTAAGATCTTTttagagggaaagaaaatgaaaacataatttcaaaTGCAATACCAGATTTTGTGGCTTTCTTACTCTTCATTCAACTCCCTTGGCCTTCATCTTATCCTTCTGAGGCTACAAAAATCAAGCTCTTGTGTTTTCAGGAGATTGAACAAGCAGAATGTTAAGAGTTTACTTCCTTTGAGcattgtgtttgattttggcTAAATAGACCGAAAGAAAGACACTTCAGAAATCAGCAACAAGAGAATATAGGCTACTTAGTTAAACTGTGAGGCTAATGTGGGAATATTCTATGCCAAATAGTCTATTTAACTAACTTCTCAAAATCaaaccaataaaaaaatgtcctcCATACTCCAATCCACATTTTATCTTTGTGTAAAGCAGGAAGCCTGCAGATCTCTATCTCCTATTTGCACAGGTATGTTTTGCACAGTCTTGGCTTTGTCTTCGTAGTTTAATCAAAGAAGTCACAAAGGCTGATGAAGAGGAAACACCTTTGTTGCAGAGTGGCCAAGGAGCAATTTCCCATTTACATCTGTGGCCAGTCAATGCCAAAAACCTTCAGTCTGGCCTGCacacagcagagcaaaacaCTCATGCACagagactgaacacacacacacacacgcggcAGTATAAGTATTTTATCTAAATGTGATATAGAGTGTGTAGTGATGGAGGGCCTCTGAagctctctcctttctctcattTCACCCCTTGAACTCTGAGGTGTGAATCGAATTTTGTGTCTCTATTGTTTGGGCCTTTGACTGCCCCCAGATTTGAATTATGGGTGATGGCGAGCATTTCCTTTCTCGTTGGAAAACACAGACTATCACGTAGCTCCACAATAAAGCATTGCTCACTCGCTTTGCAAAAAAACGCCCAAAGGACTAAGCGTGTTatgcatttgattttattttacatggTTGCATATTCATTGGAGCAGGGCTGTAGGACAGCATGAGtcacgcatacatacacacgcacacacacacatacacacatatacaggaGAAGCGGGTTCATGTCAAGTTGAAAttcatgcacatttttattgaaCAGTTATATAAAATACTTTTCATAGTTGCAAGTGCATGCCTCATCTGCCAACAGTTCTGAAGTTAAATTACAAAAGCAAGGCTTCATGTCGTGTAGTGAATTACTTGGGCACTTAAGCAGTTCTTAAAAAAgatcaaagattttttttttttgtttcctcttaaAGTATTGAGCAGTATCAAACCTGTAACTGATATACAAAGCAGAGTTccaaataataatagtaataataatcaaattACACTTTCTGTGGCACAtttacaaaacagaacaaaaccaaTTTACCTGTTATATGACACAAATAACTAATCATGCATTTTTGAGTTACACATGTAACCACACACCTCACAAGAATTGTCAAACATGCTTAATTGGACTGTGTGTACTTACAAGCGCAGGTTAAAAATATGATTTCTCATCCATCTTAGATAATTAAATGCTTCAATTACAAAAGAAGTTGAAGGCATAGAGCATCATGGTGTTAATTTAAAGTATGCAGTTATATCCATTATATGTTCACTAAAGCGCAATATATTTCAAAACAGGCCTCCACAGCCAAGGTATTCAGATTTTCTATTtcctttgtttgatttttataaAACATGCATAGGCAGACACTTTAAGTTtattgtattcttttttttttttacacaatataagttctctattttttttttttttttactttgttcgCAATacttaaaaagagaaaaattaacACTCAGTTCCAGCAAGCCACAATAAATCtacccctcccccacccactccaaaagagacaaaaaataaacatatttgcAAATGATAGGTAAATGTAAATTCCAGTTATGAAACTCAAGAAAATAGGTATTCATTACCGAGTTATTTAGCCATTATACAGAAAAATCAGGTCAAAGCACACACCAAAAGAACCTGAGGTAAGCATAATATGTACAAAACCATAAAACGTTCCATTATTTGGCATTTTGACAACATTGCAACATTCTTTTTAAGACTGCCTAATTAATTTCAGAGCTATTTAATAAgagtagcaaaaaaaaaaagttatcaaTAAATAGTCCTTATTTAGTTTGTACACCCTTATATGTTAAAAACATTATCTCATGTTCTGTCCTTTTTAGTGCTGTAATTTTGTAAACGTACAATAGTTAGTAAGAAGGTACACGACTTTCCATTTCGGTGTAAATGAGCAAGGGTCTttcaaggaaaaaagaaaatgaatcaccTTTAAGATCTCTCTACActccttgtctctgtctctctctgtgataCTGCACTGTGGTGGAGAATCAAGCACAACAAAGGCCTGACTGTTCAGACATGTGAACCGGCAATAACTTAGCAGATTTGACTATGAGCTAATATTTTGAAGGCATATCCAAAGACTAGCAAGTGAGATGTCCCCCCAGTATGAGACATAGATGCCTCCCCCCCTCCACTCTCTTAACACTCCCTCCCCCGTCTTTCTACTCCTTCACCCTTTGCCCCTGTTCTGTGGTGGCGGGCCGTGATGAGTCTGAGGGCGGGGCAGCCCCGTCGGCCAAGGTGGCGCCTGCTGTCGGCCTTCACTGGATGTTGCTGCCGCTGCTGGTGCTTCCCTTGGCATCTGTGCCGTTGGTCTCCGAAGACAGGGCCTTGTTGAGGGAGTTGAGGCTGGCGTCGGAGGGCAAGGCGTCTCGCCGCGGCGGCATCCTCTCGTTGATGCGATCCAGACCCTTCGCCTCCTCGAAGCTGGTGATCTTGTGCTGGGGTGAGAAACCCTTGATGGCTGTTGAGATGCAAGAAAAATGGGAAACAAAGGGAGGAATGAGATGTGGTTTTTAAAAGGGAAGAGCTTAAATGAAAGAATGGGGTCACACTCACATTTCACCAACACATTACCAGATCTGGCTTATCTTTGGTTTTGCTTTGGTTCATTGaaaaaacttgttttgttgAGAAAGCCAGAACATGACGACTTTATCTGCGAAGCCGCTGGCTAATTTAACGACAAGTCATCCGTGAAAAGCGAGTAACTGAAAGGCTTTTGAACATTATAATAAAACTATATGATGTTTATCTCTAAAGACCTTGCTTTTCAATGAAtaagttgacattttggaacacacacacttattctcTTCCTTATGTAGAATTGGGCGAAAAGATCAGTTCgcttagcataaatactggAAACGGGAAAGCAGCTAGCATTGTTCTATTTAGCTCATCTAAATTCTGAATG
This window harbors:
- the LOC124054823 gene encoding uncharacterized protein LOC124054823 isoform X11: MDISFTLAGCLLHSHPLYIRKGSQSISSPSLSEGSAKISISSGAPKLGHLFPLATRLESEEEVRGAHSRRITMKFIKVLVLLLLASVHDFTPVSSDDSHESVEKGEHDTEEPSTDKGQHVTEKARTDKGQHDTEKARTDKVPSGTPEDPKNGAGSHTDTDKKVPKSDKKLWWILLPVLLVGGAAAIVLKFKGKKIHDHTETIDIGTENASFQSRPESTKDGVMLLGMKSSGDEENAAAR
- the LOC124054823 gene encoding uncharacterized protein LOC124054823 isoform X10 encodes the protein MDISFTLAGCLLHSHPLYIRKGSQSISSPSLSEGSAKISISSGAPKLGHLFPLATRLESEEEVRGAHSRRITMKFIKVLVLLLLASVHDFTPVSSDDSHESVEKGEHDTEEPSTDKGQHVTEKARTDKGQHDTEKARTDKAVPSGTPEDPKNGAGSHTDTDKKVPKSDKKLWWILLPVLLVGGAAAIVLKFKGKKIHDHTETIDIGTENASFQSRPESTKDGVMLLGMKSSGDEENAAAR
- the LOC124054823 gene encoding uncharacterized protein LOC124054823 isoform X8, coding for MDISFTLAGCLLHSHPLYIRKGSQSISSPSLSEGSAKISISSGAPKLGHLFPLATRLESEEEVRGAHSRRITMKFIKVLVLLLLASVHDFTPVSSDDSHESVEKGEHDTEEPSTDKAETTTTKTSTANQTTTQAGTTESTASSTQIETTTTTPTAAQTNVTVASTPPKTTSQPPEDGKTEASTLSAKTTEHSAMTSSAIVLTHNETLKNENESTHSSNSGNHSQNTTEMETGQHVTEKARTDKGQHDTEKARTDKVPSGTPEDPKNGAGSHTDTDKKVPKSDKKLWWILLPVLLVGGAAAIVLKFKGKKIHDHTETIDIGTENASFQSRPESTKDGVMLLGMKSSGDEENAAAR
- the LOC124054823 gene encoding protein let-653-like isoform X1 encodes the protein MDISFTLAGCLLHSHPLYIRKGSQSISSPSLSEGSAKISISSGAPKLGHLFPLATRLESEEEVRGAHSRRITMKFIKVLVLLLLASVHDFTPVSSDDSHESVEKGEHDTEEPSTDKAETTTTKTSTANQTTTQAGTTESTASSTQIETTTTTPTAAQTNVTVASTPPKTTSQPPEDGKTEASTLSAKTTEHSAMTSSAIVLTHNETLKNENESTHSSNSGNHSQNTTEMETGQHVTEKARTDKGQHVTEKATTDKGQHDTEKARTDKAVPSGTPEDPKNGAGSHTDTDKKVPKSDKKLWWILLPVLLVGGAAAIVLKFKGKKIHDHTETIDIGTENASFQSRPESTKDGVMLLGMKSSGDEENAAAR
- the LOC124054823 gene encoding uncharacterized protein LOC124054823 isoform X4 encodes the protein MDISFTLAGCLLHSHPLYIRKGSQSISSPSLSEGSAKISISSGAPKLGHLFPLATRLESEEEVRGAHSRRITMKFIKVLVLLLLASVHDFTPVSSDDSHESVEKAETTTTKTSTANQTTTQAGTTESTASSTQIETTTTTPTAAQTNVTVASTPPKTTSQPPEDGKTEASTLSAKTTEHSAMTSSAIVLTHNETLKNENESTHSSNSGNHSQNTTEMETGQHVTEKARTDKGQHVTEKATTDKGQHDTEKARTDKAVPSGTPEDPKNGAGSHTDTDKKVPKSDKKLWWILLPVLLVGGAAAIVLKFKGKKIHDHTETIDIGTENASFQSRPESTKDGVMLLGMKSSGDEENAAAR
- the LOC124054823 gene encoding salivary glue protein Sgs-3-like isoform X2, which gives rise to MDISFTLAGCLLHSHPLYIRKGSQSISSPSLSEGSAKISISSGAPKLGHLFPLATRLESEEEVRGAHSRRITMKFIKVLVLLLLASVHDFTPVSSDDSHESVEKGEHDTEEPSTDKETTTTKTSTANQTTTQAGTTESTASSTQIETTTTTPTAAQTNVTVASTPPKTTSQPPEDGKTEASTLSAKTTEHSAMTSSAIVLTHNETLKNENESTHSSNSGNHSQNTTEMETGQHVTEKARTDKGQHVTEKATTDKGQHDTEKARTDKAVPSGTPEDPKNGAGSHTDTDKKVPKSDKKLWWILLPVLLVGGAAAIVLKFKGKKIHDHTETIDIGTENASFQSRPESTKDGVMLLGMKSSGDEENAAAR
- the LOC124054823 gene encoding serine-rich adhesin for platelets-like isoform X6; this translates as MDISFTLAGCLLHSHPLYIRKGSQSISSPSLSEGSAKISISSGAPKLGHLFPLATRLESEEEVRGAHSRRITMKFIKVLVLLLLASVHDFTPVSSDDSHESVEKGEHDTEEPSTDKAETTTTKTSTANQTTTQAGTTESTASSTQIETTTTTPTAAQTNVTVASTPPKTTSQPPEDGKTEASTLSAKTTEHSAMTSSAIVLTHNETLKNENESTHSSNSGNHSQNTTEMETGQHVTEKATTDKGQHDTEKARTDKAVPSGTPEDPKNGAGSHTDTDKKVPKSDKKLWWILLPVLLVGGAAAIVLKFKGKKIHDHTETIDIGTENASFQSRPESTKDGVMLLGMKSSGDEENAAAR
- the LOC124054823 gene encoding uncharacterized protein LOC124054823 isoform X7 — encoded protein: MDISFTLAGCLLHSHPLYIRKGSQSISSPSLSEGSAKISISSGAPKLGHLFPLATRLESEEEVRGAHSRRITMKFIKVLVLLLLASVHDFTPVSSDDSHESVEKETTTTKTSTANQTTTQAGTTESTASSTQIETTTTTPTAAQTNVTVASTPPKTTSQPPEDGKTEASTLSAKTTEHSAMTSSAIVLTHNETLKNENESTHSSNSGNHSQNTTEMETGQHVTEKARTDKGQHVTEKATTDKGQHDTEKARTDKAVPSGTPEDPKNGAGSHTDTDKKVPKSDKKLWWILLPVLLVGGAAAIVLKFKGKKIHDHTETIDIGTENASFQSRPESTKDGVMLLGMKSSGDEENAAAR
- the LOC124054823 gene encoding protein let-653-like isoform X9 gives rise to the protein MDISFTLAGCLLHSHPLYIRKGSQSISSPSLSEGSAKISISSGAPKLGHLFPLATRLESEEEVRGAHSRRITMKFIKVLVLLLLASVHDFTPVSSDDSHESVEKGEHDTEEPSTDKAETTTTKTSTANQTTTQAGTTESTASSTQIETTTTTPTAAQTNVTVASTPPKTTSQPPEDGKTEASTLSAKTTEHSAMTSSAIVLTHNETLKNENESTHSSNSGNHSQNTTEMETGQHVTEKATTDKGQHDTEKARTDKVPSGTPEDPKNGAGSHTDTDKKVPKSDKKLWWILLPVLLVGGAAAIVLKFKGKKIHDHTETIDIGTENASFQSRPESTKDGVMLLGMKSSGDEENAAAR
- the LOC124054823 gene encoding serine-rich adhesin for platelets-like isoform X3, whose translation is MDISFTLAGCLLHSHPLYIRKGSQSISSPSLSEGSAKISISSGAPKLGHLFPLATRLESEEEVRGAHSRRITMKFIKVLVLLLLASVHDFTPVSSDDSHESVEKGEHDTEEPSTDKAETTTTKTSTANQTTTQAGTTESTASSTQIETTTTTPTAAQTNVTVASTPPKTTSQPPEDGKTEASTLSAKTTEHSAMTSSAIVLTHNETLKNENESTHSSNSGNHSQNTTEMETGQHVTEKARTDKGQHVTEKATTDKGQHDTEKARTDKVPSGTPEDPKNGAGSHTDTDKKVPKSDKKLWWILLPVLLVGGAAAIVLKFKGKKIHDHTETIDIGTENASFQSRPESTKDGVMLLGMKSSGDEENAAAR
- the LOC124054823 gene encoding serine-rich adhesin for platelets-like isoform X5, whose protein sequence is MDISFTLAGCLLHSHPLYIRKGSQSISSPSLSEGSAKISISSGAPKLGHLFPLATRLESEEEVRGAHSRRITMKFIKVLVLLLLASVHDFTPVSSDDSHESVEKGEHDTEEPSTDKAETTTTKTSTANQTTTQAGTTESTASSTQIETTTTTPTAAQTNVTVASTPPKTTSQPPEDGKTEASTLSAKTTEHSAMTSSAIVLTHNETLKNENESTHSSNSGNHSQNTTEMETGQHVTEKARTDKGQHDTEKARTDKAVPSGTPEDPKNGAGSHTDTDKKVPKSDKKLWWILLPVLLVGGAAAIVLKFKGKKIHDHTETIDIGTENASFQSRPESTKDGVMLLGMKSSGDEENAAAR